In Anaerolineales bacterium, the following are encoded in one genomic region:
- a CDS encoding ABC transporter ATP-binding protein: protein MATKTKKAAQAASPNGKASETLLSIKDLRVWFELRRFGFGNAGYVRAVDNVSFDLHQGEAIAIVGESGCGKSSLMKTILGINKPTEGSIVFEGRDISKFNREDLSWYSAQVGYVQQDPFGSLPPFMTIERILEEPLIIHGVNDKEERMRRIYKVMEEVKLTPQAEVLPKFPHQISGGQAQRVVIARAMILEPKLIVADEPVSMLDASVRVEILKLLRGLQESHNLAVIYITHDLSTVRYFSERIFVMYAGQLIEKAKMEALLKNARHPYTQALLAATSDPDADNALHYKDVPPGEPPSLVKPPTGCRFHPRCPHFMEGLCDVEEPPETQPESNYLTLCWLYDPELEVKLAAVKR, encoded by the coding sequence ATGGCAACAAAGACAAAGAAGGCGGCCCAGGCCGCCAGCCCGAATGGCAAAGCCAGCGAGACCTTGCTTTCCATCAAAGATCTGCGTGTTTGGTTTGAACTGCGCCGCTTCGGCTTTGGCAACGCCGGTTATGTGCGCGCGGTGGATAACGTGTCTTTTGACTTGCACCAGGGTGAGGCGATCGCCATTGTGGGCGAAAGTGGTTGCGGTAAATCCAGCCTGATGAAAACCATTCTTGGCATCAATAAGCCCACTGAAGGTTCAATCGTTTTCGAAGGTCGTGATATCAGCAAGTTCAACCGTGAAGACCTGTCCTGGTACAGCGCCCAGGTGGGCTATGTACAGCAGGACCCCTTTGGTTCGCTGCCGCCTTTCATGACCATCGAGCGCATTTTGGAAGAGCCGCTGATCATTCACGGCGTGAATGACAAAGAAGAGCGCATGCGCCGCATTTACAAAGTGATGGAGGAGGTGAAACTGACGCCCCAGGCGGAGGTGTTGCCAAAGTTCCCCCATCAGATCAGCGGCGGCCAGGCGCAGCGCGTGGTAATTGCGCGGGCGATGATCCTGGAGCCCAAGTTGATCGTGGCCGACGAGCCGGTCTCGATGCTGGACGCTTCTGTACGCGTGGAGATCCTGAAACTGCTGCGCGGCCTGCAAGAGAGCCACAACCTGGCCGTGATCTACATCACGCATGACTTGTCGACCGTGCGCTACTTCTCTGAGCGCATCTTCGTGATGTATGCCGGCCAGCTGATCGAAAAAGCCAAGATGGAGGCGCTGCTGAAGAATGCCCGCCATCCCTATACCCAAGCGCTGTTAGCGGCCACCTCCGACCCGGATGCCGACAATGCCCTGCATTACAAAGATGTGCCCCCTGGCGAGCCCCCCAGCCTGGTGAAACCCCCAACCGGCTGCCGCTTCCACCCCCGCTGCCCTCACTTTATGGAAGGGCTGTGTGATGTGGAGGAGCCGCCAGAGACCCAACCCGAGAGCAATTACTTAACCTTGTGCTGGTTGTATGATCCAGAGCTTGAGGTAAAACTTGCTGCAGTTAAGCGCTAA
- a CDS encoding ABC transporter ATP-binding protein, protein MKNDVLLDVENLKLSFRTSKGVVQAVDGVDFQMPSNQAVVVIGESGCGKTSFAKALLRLIPRNIHEYSGHVRLNGQDTMALDDEAFREDVRWVKISMVPQAAMNSLNPVLKVGDQVAEPLIIHMGMSLKNALETAKEMFKKVGVPVDFLDRYAFELSGGMRQRVAIAMALVTNPQLVVLDEPTSALDLLTQANIMNLLKRVKKETDASFILITHDIATSSELADRVVVMYAGQIVEDADARRFFEDPLHPYSQKLMASVPRLRATVEPEYITGQPPSLINPPTGCRFAARCAHRFDKCDQDPPLFEQEGRKVKCWLYEPGRKERKK, encoded by the coding sequence ATGAAGAACGACGTACTACTCGATGTAGAGAACTTGAAGCTGTCTTTCCGTACCTCCAAAGGGGTGGTGCAAGCCGTGGATGGTGTCGATTTCCAGATGCCGTCCAACCAGGCCGTAGTGGTCATCGGCGAATCCGGCTGCGGGAAAACATCTTTTGCTAAGGCTTTGCTGCGCCTGATCCCACGCAATATCCATGAATACAGCGGGCATGTCCGCCTGAACGGGCAGGACACGATGGCTTTGGACGACGAAGCTTTCCGCGAAGATGTACGCTGGGTCAAGATCTCCATGGTGCCGCAAGCAGCCATGAACTCGCTGAACCCGGTGCTGAAGGTGGGCGACCAGGTAGCGGAACCATTGATCATCCACATGGGCATGAGCCTGAAAAACGCCTTGGAGACCGCCAAAGAGATGTTCAAGAAGGTGGGCGTCCCCGTGGATTTTCTGGACCGCTACGCCTTCGAGTTGAGCGGCGGTATGCGCCAACGCGTGGCGATCGCCATGGCACTGGTAACCAACCCACAGCTGGTGGTGCTGGACGAGCCCACCTCTGCGCTGGACTTGCTGACCCAGGCCAACATCATGAACCTGCTGAAGCGCGTCAAAAAAGAAACAGATGCCAGCTTCATTCTAATCACCCACGACATTGCCACGTCCAGCGAGCTGGCCGACCGCGTGGTAGTGATGTACGCCGGGCAAATCGTAGAAGATGCCGATGCCCGGCGCTTCTTCGAAGATCCGCTGCACCCTTACTCACAAAAGCTGATGGCCAGCGTGCCGCGCTTGCGCGCCACGGTGGAACCGGAATACATCACCGGGCAGCCCCCCAGCCTGATCAACCCGCCCACGGGCTGCCGCTTTGCCGCCCGCTGTGCGCACCGTTTTGACAAATGTGATCAAGACCCGCCGCTCTTTGAGCAAGAGGGCCGTAAAGTAAAATGCTGGTTGTACGAACCTGGTCGCAAGGAGCGCAAAAAGTAA
- a CDS encoding ABC transporter permease: protein MEGLRNGFKQLIKYPSALIGLILIALLVITSILTVIFIPRNEAIRLWRGGEAIWGQNPKTAPPAWTNIFRSKKLPETIILNPSSPGTDVQLSERAPGEALLVTYIFDYTADEAPQDIVFSFTATFKSRNPFVSIFWITPDGREIRLIEQGINYNTTYRVVQDTKLQRRLNGLSPEIGLFDNPETEAVDVLKGTYQIVIDGISFEEGSQIIKSDVVLHGKVHGLFGTDNQRRDLTIAILWGTPIALAFGLVASFGTSVLSMIFAAIGVWFGGWVDELIQRITEISINLPLLSILIMIGTFYSRSIWVILVVTVALNIFSGEIKSYRAIFLQVKESPYIEAAKSYGASSGRIIFSYMIPRVTPLLIPGLVLGVPTFVFLEATLAALNLGDPVLPTWGKVIYDAWQTGGAVYNGFYYWILEPAVLLIVTGLAFAMVGFAMDRVFNPRLRDI from the coding sequence ATGGAAGGTTTACGCAACGGTTTTAAACAGCTGATCAAATACCCCTCAGCGCTGATCGGGCTGATCTTGATCGCGCTGCTAGTGATTACTTCGATCTTGACGGTAATTTTCATTCCGCGGAACGAAGCGATACGTTTGTGGCGCGGCGGCGAGGCGATCTGGGGACAGAACCCCAAGACGGCCCCGCCTGCCTGGACAAACATCTTTCGCTCCAAGAAGTTGCCGGAAACCATTATTCTTAACCCCAGCAGCCCGGGTACTGATGTGCAGCTTTCCGAGCGTGCTCCGGGCGAGGCCTTGTTGGTGACCTACATCTTTGACTACACAGCTGATGAGGCGCCACAGGATATTGTCTTCAGCTTCACCGCAACCTTTAAGAGCCGCAATCCTTTTGTGAGCATTTTCTGGATCACCCCGGATGGCCGGGAAATCCGCCTGATCGAACAAGGCATCAACTACAACACCACCTATCGGGTGGTGCAGGACACCAAGCTCCAGCGGCGCCTAAATGGGTTGAGCCCGGAGATCGGCCTCTTCGATAACCCTGAGACCGAAGCGGTCGATGTACTCAAAGGCACCTACCAAATTGTGATCGACGGCATCAGCTTTGAAGAAGGCTCACAGATCATCAAATCTGACGTGGTTCTGCACGGCAAGGTACACGGTCTATTCGGCACGGATAACCAGCGCCGCGACCTGACCATCGCCATCTTATGGGGCACCCCCATCGCTTTGGCCTTCGGTCTGGTGGCTTCTTTCGGAACGTCGGTGCTGTCGATGATCTTCGCCGCCATCGGCGTGTGGTTCGGCGGCTGGGTGGATGAATTGATCCAACGCATCACTGAGATCAGTATCAACCTACCCTTGCTCAGCATCCTGATCATGATCGGTACGTTCTATTCACGCAGTATTTGGGTGATCCTGGTCGTTACGGTGGCACTCAACATTTTTAGTGGTGAGATCAAGAGCTACCGGGCCATCTTCCTGCAGGTCAAAGAATCGCCTTACATTGAGGCGGCCAAGTCTTATGGCGCCAGCAGCGGCCGCATCATCTTCAGCTACATGATCCCGCGTGTCACCCCCCTGCTGATCCCCGGATTGGTGCTGGGTGTGCCTACCTTCGTGTTCCTGGAAGCCACTCTGGCGGCCCTGAACCTGGGCGACCCGGTGCTGCCCACCTGGGGCAAGGTGATCTATGATGCCTGGCAAACGGGTGGCGCGGTGTATAACGGCTTTTACTACTGGATCCTGGAACCCGCGGTCCTGCTGATCGTGACTGGCCTGGCCTTTGCGATGGTAGGTTTTGCGATGGACCGGGTCTTCAACCCCCGCCTGCGGGATATTTAA
- a CDS encoding ABC transporter permease has protein sequence MGGYVDQIVRGQIREFIGQQLRANQEYQLMDPAEKNAFFLSQVERAEKRYGLDRPFAVRSLAFLWNAIRMDFGTAQLMSSDTGSRQVSLIILDRLGPTLLLLGASNLILFFASIGVALALSRSYGNIWDKLIIAFSPTSSAPSWFYGLFLILLFAAVLKWLPFGGMIDSPPPRDQLGYALNVAKHLILPTAAIITSSIFISIYNWRTFFLIYSSEDYVEMAKAKGLGDRDIQNRYILRPTLPTIITSFALLVISLWTGLILTEGVFQWPGLGRTYITAIGLYDTPVIVAITIIYAYLLALTVFLLDFVYALVDPRVKIGD, from the coding sequence CCGCAGAAAAGAACGCTTTCTTCCTGAGCCAAGTGGAGCGCGCCGAAAAACGCTATGGTCTGGACCGCCCCTTTGCCGTGCGCAGCCTGGCATTCCTATGGAATGCCATCCGGATGGATTTCGGCACGGCACAGCTGATGTCAAGCGATACCGGCTCCCGGCAGGTGAGTTTGATCATTCTAGACCGGCTTGGGCCTACTTTGCTCCTGCTGGGGGCATCCAACCTGATACTTTTCTTCGCAAGTATTGGCGTGGCCCTGGCGCTCTCAAGATCTTATGGCAATATCTGGGACAAGCTGATCATCGCTTTCTCACCCACATCTTCTGCGCCATCCTGGTTCTACGGGCTTTTCCTCATTCTGCTTTTCGCGGCTGTGCTCAAGTGGTTGCCGTTCGGCGGCATGATCGATTCGCCGCCGCCGCGTGATCAGTTGGGGTATGCGCTGAATGTGGCCAAGCACTTGATCCTGCCGACTGCGGCGATCATTACCAGTTCCATTTTTATCAGTATTTACAATTGGCGCACCTTCTTCCTGATCTACTCCAGTGAAGACTACGTGGAAATGGCCAAAGCAAAAGGCCTCGGCGATCGAGACATCCAAAACCGCTACATCCTGCGGCCGACTTTGCCGACGATCATCACCAGCTTTGCCTTGCTAGTGATCTCGCTCTGGACCGGTTTGATCCTGACCGAGGGCGTATTCCAGTGGCCCGGTTTGGGGCGCACATACATCACCGCCATCGGTCTGTACGACACGCCAGTGATCGTAGCGATTACGATCATTTACGCTTACTTACTGGCGCTGACCGTATTCTTGCTGGATTTTGTGTACGCCCTGGTAGACCCTCGGGTCAAAATCGGCGATTAA